Proteins encoded by one window of Chitinivorax sp. B:
- a CDS encoding putative O-glycosylation ligase, exosortase A system-associated, protein MRDIVLVLFILGSVPFIFKRPWIGAVLWAWISLMNPHRFTWGFAYDFQVAMIIGGSTLLAFVFKLKDVKAPPKNGAMIALGLFVLWLNITLPFSFNLEQVYGMWDKVMKIMLMLFVTSMLIIEKRQIQVLTWVVALSIGLLGLKGGLFTVLQGGENRVWGPAGSFIEGNNEIGLAFIVVIPLMYYLHEQVTDKRIRWALLACIAGSAAAALGTHSRGALLAIAAMTLFLWLKSPRKLLNGFIIVLLSPLLYFFMPEKWHDRMATIETYQDDASAMGRINAWQMAYNLAKDNFFGGGFQIYDGNIFARYAPDPEKVHAAHSIYFQILGEHGFIGLFLYILVGFMTWRLATRLIKQADGKNELRWISLFCRMSQVSIAGFAVGGAFLSLAYFDLPYYLLIIMSTMDRWLRGQQTASPVAMQMGNGTRPVRGMAATSERKTL, encoded by the coding sequence ATGCGTGACATAGTACTGGTTCTCTTCATTCTGGGGTCCGTACCCTTTATTTTCAAACGACCATGGATTGGCGCAGTGTTGTGGGCTTGGATCAGTTTGATGAATCCACATCGTTTTACCTGGGGTTTCGCCTATGACTTTCAGGTAGCGATGATTATTGGTGGATCGACATTATTAGCCTTCGTGTTCAAGCTGAAGGATGTCAAAGCCCCTCCAAAAAATGGTGCGATGATTGCGTTGGGTCTATTTGTGTTGTGGCTCAATATCACCTTGCCTTTTTCCTTCAATCTCGAACAAGTCTATGGTATGTGGGATAAGGTGATGAAGATCATGCTGATGTTATTTGTCACCAGCATGTTGATTATCGAGAAACGACAGATTCAGGTACTAACCTGGGTGGTGGCATTGTCGATTGGTTTGTTGGGTTTAAAAGGGGGCTTGTTCACCGTATTGCAGGGTGGTGAAAACCGAGTGTGGGGCCCAGCTGGTTCATTTATCGAGGGAAATAACGAAATCGGCTTGGCTTTTATCGTGGTGATTCCGCTGATGTATTACCTACATGAGCAGGTCACTGACAAGCGTATTCGTTGGGCATTGCTGGCCTGCATTGCCGGTAGTGCTGCCGCCGCATTGGGTACTCACTCACGTGGCGCGTTGCTTGCAATTGCTGCAATGACCCTATTCCTTTGGCTGAAAAGTCCGCGTAAGTTGCTCAATGGCTTCATTATCGTACTGTTATCACCATTGCTGTACTTCTTCATGCCGGAAAAATGGCATGATCGGATGGCCACGATCGAAACCTATCAGGATGATGCTTCGGCCATGGGACGAATCAATGCTTGGCAGATGGCTTATAACTTGGCAAAGGATAATTTCTTTGGTGGTGGGTTTCAGATTTATGACGGTAATATCTTTGCTCGTTATGCGCCTGATCCGGAGAAAGTCCATGCGGCCCATAGTATCTATTTCCAAATATTGGGTGAGCATGGCTTCATTGGCTTGTTTCTCTATATATTGGTAGGGTTCATGACCTGGCGTCTGGCAACACGCTTGATCAAGCAAGCTGACGGCAAAAATGAGCTTCGCTGGATCTCACTATTTTGTCGGATGAGTCAGGTGAGCATCGCTGGGTTTGCCGTAGGGGGGGCTTTCCTCAGCTTGGCTTATTTTGACCTGCCTTACTATCTATTGATTATCATGAGTACGATGGACCGATGGTTGAGAGGCCAGCAAACTGCCAGTCCAGTGGCCATGCAAATGGGAAATGGAACAAGACCTGTTCGTGGAATGGCTGCGACTTCTGAAAGAAAAACCTTATGA
- a CDS encoding polysaccharide deacetylase family protein, whose translation MTSMLTKLVGGRGLNNGLTILIYHRVLADLDPLFPNELTQTQFEWQLSLLAREFNVLPLSEAIDRLEKHSLPPAAAAITFDDGYADNYTLALPLLQRHGLPATVFVATGYLDGGMMWNERVIHCIRTVSIGPVDLQSLGLGVHMVSDAGSRTAVIQHLLGQLKYLEWTAREDKVNEIVSHMQVTLPTDQMMSSQQLRALAASGIEIGGHTRLHPILATLDREQARKEMADGRDEIEALVGYKPQLFAYPNGKPDRDYKREHVELAQELGFSAAVSTAWGCARTGGDQFQLPRFTPWDQSPFRFQMRLAANYRRIGHDMV comes from the coding sequence ATGACCAGCATGTTGACCAAACTGGTGGGCGGACGTGGGTTGAACAATGGCCTGACAATTCTGATTTATCACCGCGTCCTGGCGGATTTGGATCCATTGTTTCCAAACGAACTCACTCAGACACAGTTTGAATGGCAACTTTCCCTGTTGGCGCGTGAATTCAATGTCTTGCCACTTTCTGAGGCAATTGATCGACTTGAAAAGCATAGCCTACCGCCAGCCGCAGCAGCGATTACATTTGATGATGGTTATGCTGACAATTACACCTTGGCATTACCGTTGTTGCAACGACATGGCTTGCCAGCCACCGTATTTGTCGCTACTGGCTATCTGGATGGCGGCATGATGTGGAACGAACGGGTGATCCATTGTATCCGGACCGTTTCTATCGGCCCGGTGGATTTGCAGTCCCTTGGCCTGGGCGTTCATATGGTTTCCGATGCTGGTAGCCGTACAGCCGTGATTCAGCATTTGCTTGGCCAGCTAAAGTATCTGGAATGGACTGCACGCGAAGACAAGGTCAACGAGATTGTCAGTCACATGCAGGTAACCCTGCCAACAGATCAAATGATGAGTTCACAACAACTAAGGGCGCTGGCTGCATCAGGCATCGAAATTGGTGGTCATACCCGCTTGCATCCGATTCTTGCCACGTTGGATCGTGAGCAGGCTCGTAAGGAAATGGCAGATGGCCGAGATGAAATTGAAGCGTTGGTTGGTTATAAACCGCAGTTGTTTGCCTACCCAAATGGCAAACCAGATCGAGATTATAAACGTGAGCACGTGGAATTGGCCCAAGAGCTGGGCTTTAGTGCTGCAGTCTCGACTGCGTGGGGTTGCGCTCGCACGGGTGGAGATCAATTCCAGCTACCACGGTTCACACCTTGGGACCAATCGCCATTCCGTTTTCAGATGAGATTGGCAGCCAATTACCGGCGTATTGGGCATGACATG